One window from the genome of Macaca fascicularis isolate 582-1 chromosome 7, T2T-MFA8v1.1 encodes:
- the BDKRB2 gene encoding B2 bradykinin receptor yields the protein MFSPWKTPMFLSVREDSVPTTASFSADMLNVTLQLPALNGTFAQSKCPPVEWLGWLNTIQAPFLWVLFVLATLENIFVLSVFCLHRSSCTVAEIYLGNLAAADLILACGLPFWAITISNNFNWLFGETLCRVVNAIISMNLYSSICFLMLVSIDRYLALVKTMSMGRMRGVRWAKLYSLVIWACTLLLSSPMLVFRTMEEYSDEGHNVTACVISYPSLVWEVFTNMLLNIVGFLLPLSVITFCTMQIMQVLRNNEMQKFKEIQTERRATVLVLVVLLLFVICWLPFQVSTFLDTLHRLGILASCWDEHIIDVITQIASFMAYSNSCLNPLVYVIVGKRFRKKSWEVYQGVCQKGGCRSESIQMENSMGTLRTSISVERQIHKLQDWAGSRQ from the exons ATGTTCTCTCCCTGGAAGACACCGATGTTTCTGTCTGTTCGTGAGGACTCCgtgcccaccacagcctctttCAG CGCCGACATGCTCAATGTCACCTTGCAATTGCCAGCTCTTAACGGGACCTTTGCCCAGAGCAAATGCCCCCCAGTGGAGTGGCTGGGCTGGCTCAACACCATCCAGGCCCCCTTCCTCTGGGTGCTGTTCGTGCTGGCCACCCTAGAGAACATCTTTGTCCTCAGCGTCTTCTGCCTGCACAGGAGCAGCTGCACGGTGGCAGAGATCTACCTGGGGAACCTGGCCGCAGCAGACCTGATCCTGGCCTGCGGGTTGCCCTTCTGGGCCATCACCATCTCCAACAACTTCAACTGGCTCTTTGGGGAGACGCTCTGCCGCGTGGTGAATGCCATTATCTCCATGAACCTGTACAGCAGCATCTGTTTCCTGATGCTGGTGAGCATCGACCGCTATCTGGCCCTGGTGAAAACCATGTCCATGGGCCGGATGCGCGGTGTGCGCTGGGCCAAGCTCTACAGCTTGGTGATCTGGGCATGCACGCTGCTCCTGAGCTCACCCATGCTGGTGTTCCGGACCATGGAGGAGTACAGTGACGAGGGCCACAACGTCACTGCTTGCGTCATCAGCTACCCATCCCTCGTCTGGGAAGTGTTCaccaacatgctcctgaatatcGTGGGCTTCCTGCTGCCCCTGAGCGTCATCACCTTCTGCACGATGCAGATCATGCAGGTGCTGCGGAACAATGAGATGCAGAAGTTCAAGGAGATCCAGACAGAGAGGAGGGCCACGGTGCTGGTCCTGGTTGTGCTGCTGCTGTTCGTCATCTGCTGGCTGCCCTTCCAGGTCAGCACCTTCCTGGACACGCTGCATCGCCTCGGCATCCTCGCCAGCTGCTGGGACGAGCACATCATCGATGTAATCACACAGATCGCCTCCTTCATGGCCTACAGCAACAGCTGCCTCAACCCACTGGTGTATGTGATTGTGGGCAAGCGCTTCCGAAAGAAGTCTTGGGAGGTGTACCAGGGAGTGTGCCAGAAAGGGGGCTGTAGGTCAGAATCCATTCAGATGGAGAACTCCATGGGCACACTGCGGACCTCCATCTCGGTGGAACGCCAGATTCACAAACTGCAGGACTGGGCAGGGAGCAGACAGTGA